The Rubricoccus marinus nucleotide sequence GCCGACGCGATCCTGGACCGGGCGGAAGCGCGTCTGATGTCGCTGCACCTCTCGCGCGAGACCACGCCAGAGGCCGAGCGCCAACGGGAACTGCACGAAACGTGGGCCGAGCTCCGCGGCCCCGAACTCCGGCACGCCTTTGCCGAGACGCTCGTCGCGCTCTAGGAATACGAAGCGCGCGTGGACAGGGCCTCTGGCGCGCTGCAATCGCCACGCCGCAGCGCGGCAGTATTCAGGTACAGTCAAAACCGGAGGTCCCGGCCACGCTTCACCCTCTCGCCATGCGCGGGGGGGACGCGATGGAGTTACTTGCTCATACGAGCCCGGGGAAATCCCCGGCTGTTTCCGTTCACCGCAGCGTCGAAACGAGATGACCCCACGCGAGTACCTCGCAGGCTTTCAAGATGACCCCCGATTGATCTCGGGGGCGTTCTACGATCAGGCCCCGGTGGAGGTACGGCGTGGCGAGACTGTCGGTGTGGTGCTCATGAACCACGGGGGCCCGCTAGAGCGTGCCGACGTGGAGCCCTTCCTGTACAACCGGCTCATGGACCCCGCCGCGATGCGGATGCGCGTCCCGGGATTCATCCGCGACCGGTTTTCGCGGCTGTACGCCAAGCGCCGGGCTCGCAAGCTCATGCGCGAGTACGAGCTAATTGGCGGGGAAAGCCCGGTGGTCCGCCACGCGAGAGAGCAGGCCAAAGCGCTCCAGCGGGAGCTCCAGGACCGCTACGGCGACTCGCTCGGCGTTCAGTTCAAGACGTTTGTCGCGATGCGGTACGGGCACCCGACGTGCTACAACGCCGCGCGCGAGATGGTGGCCGCTGGCGTGGACCGGCTGGTCCTTCTCCCGTTGCACCCGCACTACTCCAGCACGACGACCGGTACTTCGCTCGCCTTCTGGAAGGCGTTGGAGGACAACGGCGAGATCGAGTCTCGCCCGACCAGCTACGTCTACGAGTACGCCGCCCACCCCAAGTACATCCGCGCGCTTTCTGAGCGGATCGACGAGGGATTGCAGCGGTTTCCCTCTTCCGTGCGTGACCGCGTCAACATCGTGTTCACGGCGCACGGCGCGCCGCTGCACGCGCTGAAGGAAAGCCGCGACCCGTACTGCTGCCTGGTCCACGCGACCGTGCAAGAGGTCACCAAGTACCGCGCAGATACCGACGGCGGGCGCTTTTCCCACGTCTCCTTCCACCGCGTCGGCGTGCCCGGCCGTGGCCTGGGACCGAGTACGGGAGAGGTCATCGAGCAGATCGCGGACGAAGGCTTCGAGGGCATCCTCGTGGTGCCGGTCACGTTCACATCTGACCACATCGAGACCGCGTACGGCCTGGACGTGGTGGAGCGTGCTCGCGCTGTGACGGCGGGAATCGAGCATTACGAGGTCGCCAGCGGCCTCAACTGCCACCCCCTGTTTATCACCGCGCTCGCGGAGACCGCGACGGCCCAGATGCAGGTGGCCTCTGGCGACAACGGGGACGTGACGCTTCCGCCCTCTATCGCCTCGCTTCCGCGACTGGACCCCGCCTGCCGCGCCGTGCGCTGCCGCTGGTGCGCCCACATGCGCGAGGCAACAGATTGGAGCACGGTTCAGGACGAGTCCACCGTCGAGGAAACCGTCACGTTGTAGCCGGATGGACCACCTGCTCAGAACACTGGCAGCGGTCCCGCCCCTGGCCCGCATCCTGCACGTCGGCTGTGGGGATGGCACCTTGACGGCTAACATCGCCCGACTCGGATTCGAGGTCTGGGCCTGCGACGCCAACCCGGAGCCTGCCCGCGACGCACTCGCGGCCGTCCTCGGCCCTGATGTGGCCGAGGCGCGCGTCTCCCGAGCAACCCCGGATTCGCTCGGCTTTGCCGACGACACATTTGACTGGGTGGCGGTGCATTTCGAAGCGCTCCCTACGCCAGAAGATTTCGCCTACGTGCACCGCGTGATGCACCCTGGAGCTTGGGTCTGGGCCAGCGCACCGGCCGGCTCGCCAGAGGCCCTGGAAGCGGCAGCCTCTGGCGCAGGCCTCGCGCTCTCCGAACGCGCGGCGGCGGACGAGAAGAACGGCGAGCCGGTGGTCCGAGGCATCTTTCGCCGGGTCGGGGACGACGTGAGGGGGTAGACGCCTCTGGCGCCAGAGGCGCGCACGTGGATCGTTTTGCAAGGGTCACAGCACCGGTCGGGAAGCAGCGGCCGCGCTCGGTATCTTCGGGCCCCTCCCCCACCCTGAACTGCAATGCTCGTCGTCGGCAACTGGAAAATGAACACCTCGCACGCAGAGGCGATCGCCCTCGCGGCCGACGTGGTTCGGGAAACTGAGGGCATCGCGGGGAAGGCCGGCGTGGGCGTGTGCCCGCCGTTCGTGTGGCTGGACGCCGTCGCAGAGCGCGTGCGGGGTACCCAGGTGGCACTCGGCGCGCAGAACGTCGCCGCCGAGGCCTCTGGCGCGTTTACCGGCGAGACCTCGGCGCCGATGCTGAGCGACCTGGGATGCACCTACGCCATCGTCGGCCACTCTGAACGCCGCGCCCTTTTCGGAGAGACCGACGCGGATGTAGCCGCCCGCGCCAGAGGCGCGATGGCGCACGGGCTGGTGCCCATCGTGTGCGTCGGCGAGACGCTGGAGGAGCGCAAATCGGGCGACGCGGAAGCAGTCGTGCGGCGCCAGCTAGAGGGGTCGCTCGACGGCCTCGACGTGGCCTCTGACGACGCCCTCGTGATCGCGTACGAGCCCGTCTGGGCCATCGGCACGGGCGAGACGGCGTCTCCCGAGCAGGCGCAAGACATGCACGCCACCATTCGCGCAGCGCTCCGCCAGAGGCTGGGCGACCTCGCCTCTGGCGTGCAAATCCTCTACGGCGGCAGCGTCAAGCCCGGCAACGCCGCGACGCTGTTCGCGCAAGAGGACGTCGACGGCGGGCTCGTCGGTGGCGCGTCGCTGGATGCGGCAGGCTTTGCCGCGATCGTGCGCGCAGCGGCCGAGGCTGCGTGAGCCGAGCCGCGCTCGCGTTTGCCTTCTGCGGCCTCGCCCTTCTCGCGGGCTGCGGCGGCGCGCGGCCGTCGGCCGACGGCCGCGCCAACGGTTACACCCCCGGCGTGCCGGATTTCGATCTGGACGCGAGCGTCATCTCGGCGGTCGACCCGGTCGAGATCGAAGCGCTGGTCTCGATTCCGCGTTCGTCGCTCGTGTTCACGCGTGATGACGAGGGCTTCCGCACGATCGTCCGAACGGCGTTCCGGCTGTCCGACCTCGAGAACACGCCTCTGGCGTCGCCCGCCCGCGCAGACACGCTGCGCGTGGCGACCTACGCCGAGACGGCCTCGTTCGTGCCGCTCGTTGTACGCCAGCGGCTGCCTGCCGTTGCCGGCGCGCTCGTGGTACAGGCCGAAGTGGAGGACGTGCGGACAGGCCGGACGGCGCTCCGACGCCTCAGCATCCGGGTCCCGGAGCCGAGCGAGGGGCTGGCGCTCGGCCTCCCCCGCCTCCGCGGCATCCTGGCCACCACGCAGGCCTATCAACCACTCCTCGCTCTCGGCGTGCCCTCAGACCTGGACTCCCTCCAGGTCCGCCTCGACGTGTTCGGTGCCGCCGGGGCCGTTTCGGTCCGCGCCGACCTCTTGCGGCTCCGCGCGGACACGACGGTTGCGGAGCCGCCCTCGGCGTTTGCCCCCTCGCGCGTTTCGCTTCGCGCCAGAGGCGTTCTCGCGAGCGACCCCGACACCGTTCTCGTCTCGCGCCAGAGGATCCCATCTCCAGATGCGCGCCTGACCATCGAGACCGCGCTGCCGCCTCTGGCGCCGGGCGTGTACCGGATCGTCATGACGGCCGAGGGCGACGCGCGCGAAGAAGCCACCACGGAGCGTACGTTCGTCGTCCGGCCCGAGGATTTTCCCCTGCTCGTCGGCGTGGAGGACTTGGTTCAGCCTCTGGCGTACCTCGCCACGCCTCGCGAGAAGAACCTCTTGCGCGATGCCGGCCCCGACTCGCTCCGCTTCGCGTTCGACGCGTTCTGGGGCGGACTTTTCCGCGACCGCCGCCAGGCTGCTGCCACCTTCCGCGCCTACTACGAGCGCGTCGAAGAAGCCAACCGGCGCTTTTCGACCTACACCGAAGGGTGGAAAACGGACCGCGGCATGATCTACGTCATCTTCGGACCGCCCGAGCGTGTCGAAAACCGCTTCGACCGCGAAGTGTGGTCGTACGCCAGCGGCGTCTTCGCCTTTGAGCGCACGGCGCGGCGCGAGAGCGGCGACGCCCCGTTCGACGTGTGGACTCTCGTGCGAGACCGTGCCTATGACGCGCAGTGGCGCCGCGCAATCCGCCTCTGGCGCAACGGCCAGCCCCCGTGAGTCCGTGCGTTGCGCGAAGTGGTCTCGGCGACGATGCACCTGCCTGACTGGCCAGTTGCTCTCTTGCAGCCGCTCCTACTTCGCCTGCACAGCCCGCGGGAAGTGCAGACATGAACCTCTAGGCGAAACCGGGCCTCTGGCGCCAGAGGCCTGAGGTGTAGCGGTACCTTTCGCGCTCCACTTCCAGAGCCGCAGATGCCCACCGCTTCCCGCTACCCCGACGCCGACGCCTTCGACCAGGTCACGGTAGAGAAGGCGATTCTGGACCGGTGGGACGCCGAGGACACGTTCCAGCGCAGCCTCGATCTCCGCGACCGCGCGCCGACGTTCGCCTTCTACGAAGGCCCGCCGACGGCGAACGGTAAACCCGGCATTCACCACGTTCTCGCGCGGACGCTGAAGGACCTCTTCTGCCGCT carries:
- the tpiA gene encoding triose-phosphate isomerase gives rise to the protein MLVVGNWKMNTSHAEAIALAADVVRETEGIAGKAGVGVCPPFVWLDAVAERVRGTQVALGAQNVAAEASGAFTGETSAPMLSDLGCTYAIVGHSERRALFGETDADVAARARGAMAHGLVPIVCVGETLEERKSGDAEAVVRRQLEGSLDGLDVASDDALVIAYEPVWAIGTGETASPEQAQDMHATIRAALRQRLGDLASGVQILYGGSVKPGNAATLFAQEDVDGGLVGGASLDAAGFAAIVRAAAEAA
- a CDS encoding GWxTD domain-containing protein, whose amino-acid sequence is MSRAALAFAFCGLALLAGCGGARPSADGRANGYTPGVPDFDLDASVISAVDPVEIEALVSIPRSSLVFTRDDEGFRTIVRTAFRLSDLENTPLASPARADTLRVATYAETASFVPLVVRQRLPAVAGALVVQAEVEDVRTGRTALRRLSIRVPEPSEGLALGLPRLRGILATTQAYQPLLALGVPSDLDSLQVRLDVFGAAGAVSVRADLLRLRADTTVAEPPSAFAPSRVSLRARGVLASDPDTVLVSRQRIPSPDARLTIETALPPLAPGVYRIVMTAEGDAREEATTERTFVVRPEDFPLLVGVEDLVQPLAYLATPREKNLLRDAGPDSLRFAFDAFWGGLFRDRRQAAATFRAYYERVEEANRRFSTYTEGWKTDRGMIYVIFGPPERVENRFDREVWSYASGVFAFERTARRESGDAPFDVWTLVRDRAYDAQWRRAIRLWRNGQPP
- a CDS encoding class I SAM-dependent methyltransferase, which codes for MDHLLRTLAAVPPLARILHVGCGDGTLTANIARLGFEVWACDANPEPARDALAAVLGPDVAEARVSRATPDSLGFADDTFDWVAVHFEALPTPEDFAYVHRVMHPGAWVWASAPAGSPEALEAAASGAGLALSERAAADEKNGEPVVRGIFRRVGDDVRG
- the hemH gene encoding ferrochelatase yields the protein MTPREYLAGFQDDPRLISGAFYDQAPVEVRRGETVGVVLMNHGGPLERADVEPFLYNRLMDPAAMRMRVPGFIRDRFSRLYAKRRARKLMREYELIGGESPVVRHAREQAKALQRELQDRYGDSLGVQFKTFVAMRYGHPTCYNAAREMVAAGVDRLVLLPLHPHYSSTTTGTSLAFWKALEDNGEIESRPTSYVYEYAAHPKYIRALSERIDEGLQRFPSSVRDRVNIVFTAHGAPLHALKESRDPYCCLVHATVQEVTKYRADTDGGRFSHVSFHRVGVPGRGLGPSTGEVIEQIADEGFEGILVVPVTFTSDHIETAYGLDVVERARAVTAGIEHYEVASGLNCHPLFITALAETATAQMQVASGDNGDVTLPPSIASLPRLDPACRAVRCRWCAHMREATDWSTVQDESTVEETVTL